Genomic segment of Paenibacillus sp. FSL R5-0912:
GGCAACCGTTTCTTCCATGTTGTTCATCGCAATGGACTCTGTAATCTCAAGTTCAAGGAAATGCGGCTCCAGACCAGCACGCGACAGTGCTTCTTCCACCACATCGTACAGACTGCCGTTCTCAAACATCCGGGCTGACATGTTGATCGAAACCGCTACATTCGCCACCTTCGCCTTATGCCAGAGCATATTCTGTCCGCATACATCATGGAGCATCCAGTAGGTAATCGGCACAATCAGGCCCGTCTCCTCGGCAATTGGAATGAATTCAGCCGGAGAGATAATTCCATGCTCCGGATGTCTCCAGCGCAGCAGGGCTTCAAGACCTACGGTAACATTCATCAGTGAATCCCACTTCGGCTGGTAGACAACCATGAACTCCGATCGGGCCAGCGCCTTACGCAGATCCTTCTCCAGCGACATCCGCCGTACCTGATGACGGTTCATTTCCAGATCGAACACACTGAACTTGTTCTTGCCCGAGTCCTTGGAAGTATACAGGGCTGTATCTGCAGCCTTCATTAGCGCCGAACGGTCCGTTCCATGCGCGGGAGTCATGCTGATCCCTAAGCTGGCGGTTACATACAGTTCATTGCCTTCGATGCTATAAGACTTCTTAAGCTCCTGCAGAATATGCTGCGCTTCTTCCTCCGCTGCTCCAATCGTACAATCGGGCAGGGCAATCAGGAATTCATCGCCGCCGAGCCGGAAGACCTTGCCTTTCCCGCCCACACAGCAGGTCAGCCGTTCGGATACTTCCCGCAGCAGCAGGTCGCCGATATCATGTCCGAGCGTATCATTAATGGATTTGAAGCGGTCCAAGTCAACGAAGAACACGGCTCCCGAGATCCCTCCGAAGAAATCATCCTTGAAATAACGCTCCAGTCCGTGCCGGTTCGGCAGTTCAGTAAGCGGATCATGGTAAGCCATACGCTCCAGGACATGCCTGTCCAGAAAAACAGCTCCGCCGGAGAGTGCCAGCATAAGCAGGGTAACCAGCGAAATGCCGGTCAGCAGAATGACATCTGCCTCCATGAGTGCAGGGTTCGTGCCCAGCCAGTTATCATACTGCAGATGGCTGGTTGACAGACTGGTATAATGCATTCCGGTAACCGCAAGGGCGATGATCAACGCTGAATACAGCTTCCAGCGGCTAAATCCTCTATAATCCTTGAATTTGCGAAACATAAATACTCCGATGTAGGAGGCCAGCAGAGCAATCAGAACAGACAAGGCCTGTTCCTTAATTTCGTAATGAACCTTTACCTCCATTTCCATGGAGGACATTCCGATATAATGCATGATTGAGATACCGCCGCCCAGTATTACACCCCCAATAAGAAACCGCCACAATCTCTGGCGGGAAGCCGTCGCTATCTGGAGTGCCGCATAACAGGACAACATACTGACGAGCAGGGACAGAACAGCTGTACCTGGATGGTAGCTGACCTTGAAAGGGAGATGGCTGGCCATAATGCCTACAAAATGCATGGCCCAGATTCCGCTTCCCAGCACGCAGGCACCAGAGAGCAGCCAAAGGCGCCTGACTCGGCCAGTAGAATGGGACACCTGCGAAATCAGATTAAGCGCAGAGTATGCCGCAGTTGCAGCAAGCGCAAAAGATAGTAAAACAATCCAAATATTATAGTGGATTCCCATTTGATCCATAGTTGACCTCTTCACCGGTTTTATTATCATCGTCGTTTTCAGTGTTAATCTCAAG
This window contains:
- a CDS encoding putative bifunctional diguanylate cyclase/phosphodiesterase; amino-acid sequence: MDQMGIHYNIWIVLLSFALAATAAYSALNLISQVSHSTGRVRRLWLLSGACVLGSGIWAMHFVGIMASHLPFKVSYHPGTAVLSLLVSMLSCYAALQIATASRQRLWRFLIGGVILGGGISIMHYIGMSSMEMEVKVHYEIKEQALSVLIALLASYIGVFMFRKFKDYRGFSRWKLYSALIIALAVTGMHYTSLSTSHLQYDNWLGTNPALMEADVILLTGISLVTLLMLALSGGAVFLDRHVLERMAYHDPLTELPNRHGLERYFKDDFFGGISGAVFFVDLDRFKSINDTLGHDIGDLLLREVSERLTCCVGGKGKVFRLGGDEFLIALPDCTIGAAEEEAQHILQELKKSYSIEGNELYVTASLGISMTPAHGTDRSALMKAADTALYTSKDSGKNKFSVFDLEMNRHQVRRMSLEKDLRKALARSEFMVVYQPKWDSLMNVTVGLEALLRWRHPEHGIISPAEFIPIAEETGLIVPITYWMLHDVCGQNMLWHKAKVANVAVSINMSARMFENGSLYDVVEEALSRAGLEPHFLELEITESIAMNNMEETVAQLSKLRNLGVRVSLDDFGTGFSSLGNLDEIPVNTLKIDQVFIRKSKMHSKKAIISNIIAIASNLNMEVVAEGVETTEQIELLQSLGCRVMQGFYYGRPMPVNELGQWFIENTA